Below is a genomic region from Epinephelus moara isolate mb chromosome 9, YSFRI_EMoa_1.0, whole genome shotgun sequence.
GAGAAATCATTGTTGTTCTCTTCAGAGAGAATGTCCAGACAGCAGCAGTCATTCATTGTTCATTGTCATCGAGAGGAACATACTTAATAAGAAATATCATTTCACCAGGGATAGATGCTGATATTTTTAAGCATTGCTTCTATAGTTTGGGTCAAAGTACATTTTTATCAGCTTTGATGTAAACTTATGTAAGTAGATACAGCCTACAGAATGGGCATTTTAATGCATCTGAGCATTGATGCatacttctgtttgtttttatagacaACTGGAGCGCTAAGGCCAAGAGGAGGAACACCACTGGAACTGGCCGTCTGAGACACCTGAAGGTCGTCTACCGCAGATTCAGGTAAGAtctgaagatgtgtgtgtgtgtgtgtatatatatatatatatatatatatatatatatatatatatatatatatatatatataatatactcCACTACTATAACACAGAGCAGAACTTAAAGTGTTTCTTGAGGAGTTGATGATAGTGTTGGTTCTGCTGTCTGTGCTACAGTtcagtgttgtgcttttatgtCTGAAAGGCATcagtaataaaaatgtaatggcATCTTGATGGCCTGTACTCCCTTCTTGGAATATGTCAGCACAGCTCAATAGTAGAGCGTTTATCACGTTTACTTGAGTGCAGACAGTGTTTATGGTGTCTTAACAATTATAGGAGTGATtaaatgcaaacacattttcaatggcCCTTGagttaattcagtgttttcaaacTCTTAGCAAGATTCCAGCATCTTACTTTTCACTGTGAAGAGGAAGCTGATGTTGGCTAGTTTTAATATTGATTTCAAGCAGTGATGTGAAATAGTAAATGTTAGATAGGCATGCTTATAAGAAATGACACATATCACCATATTTTGATCAGTGTTGTTGACATTGCATCATGAAAAGTGTTGTATctgcaaacaaacattaatgtaaacaattttaaacaaatgtttacaaAAGCCACAAGACCCATTTCATGGCTGAGCTGTTGTGATAGTTGAACTGAATGTACCTAACAGCTTTCACTGGGAGACTATAAACATGAAGCTGTAAACTAAATATCTGTGGTAACGTGTCCTGTCAACATTTTAAGTGTGccaaaaacagactttttttccctttcaattttccttatttttgcAGCAGGAAACTGAAAAGTGTAGACTCCCACAGATTCATTCCCACCTCCACTCAGCAGAAAGCGAGAGAAAAAGACTATCTGTAATGTTCCTCCAGTGGCAGGGGGTGTGCTGTACTTTGTGAACAGTATAGTTTTTTCACAGCATGTTATTTGCTGGCTGTGTTGTCACATCAGGCACACCACAAAATAGAGAACATTTGGCAGAGAAATGTTGCCCTCAGTGAGTCTGTTGGCAACCTGTCTTTGGTCCTGTTACAAGACTTGTCAGTGGTGCTTACCAGtgatggtgaaaaaaaaaatgtctgaacaaATGAATTCAGTATGATATCAGTGTTTTCTCTGAGGTAAGCATCATTGGCAAAACGAGATCAGAGACATTAGAGTGATTTCTTTGTGAGCCCAGATGTTGTTTCTTAAAGTTGAGCATTGAAGGTTCCAGGTGTCTCAAGCAAAGcaaacaacctttaaaatataaatcatgTTAATCACCTTTTTAGTAGTTTAATTGGTTGTCATACTGTAGGTTTTACTTTGATGGCAAATATCCCCTCATGCAAAACAAACCTATATAGTTTAGTCTTTGTTAATATTAATACTGCCCCCGTTTTCATTTAGCCTAGCTGTGCCAGTTCCAGCAGCCTGGTGTTTATGCGGGCTTGCTGCTTAACTGGGACGCTTCAGTGGAACTGAGCCATcgttattagttacacctgtgctcCCCCTGAGACGACAGTGATTTATCAGCACAGCGTGGGCTGTTAACTACATTAATTTTGTGAAAGGTGACTCATTTCTTTTTAGTTCTTAACcaaaatgacagtttgtttaCCAAACGTGACTGTCACTTGTGCATCAGACTTCCTGTTTATCCTTCTGTTTTCAACAAGTCACTgagaattaaatattttttgttgggAATTAATCATCAGCTCtcaacagctgtgtttttttagcAGGTTACGTTGCTAGTTAGTTTAACAGCCTGTAACTACTGTCAGTAGACAAACTGTGGCATTAAGTAAAGTTTTgagcacattttttaaaagggttttttttttttaggaatatTACTGTGACTTGTGACTCTCGACCAGGGTTTACCTCCATGTTATATCACTTTACTTTAATGGTATTTTCCCGCATCGACCtcacctttttgtttttctgttttccagGAATGGTTTCAGGGAAGGCACCACCCCCAAACCCAGACGTGCTGCAGTGGCCGCCTCCAGCTCATcttaaaagacacatttttggttaaataaatgtgatgttaaacaTAAGTCTCAGCCTTGTCTCTTGATCTTTGAGCCTTATTGTCTCACCAGTGATGGCTAAAGTCAGGTCAAGATTGATGTCAACAGATTAAATACACGCACGGTGTTAAGACTTTGTCACTTGGTTCATTTTGTGCAAATCTTTAGTAAAGTTTAATTTTTGTCCAAACCAAACACAAACctgaaataaatgttttcaaatcACTGAACTCCTGTTTTAATGTTGGAGGTTTTGTAGCTTCTGGGCTGTTTGAGTTAAAAATTCAAGGTACTTCATCTGGAATGAATGCGTGAACAAATGTGCAAAATTAAGATTTAAATGTTGAACCAGTCACATTCAGCTGCACACATGAGGCTGTGAAACTAgacaaatattttaatttgcGTGATGCCTTTTCAAAAGTCAAATCAATTGGTTTGAATAGTAGCGAACATGCTGAAAAATCTGTTAATCAAAGCGTGCACAATGACAGGCTTCAGGTGTCAAACGGAAACACCTTGCCTTTTTAATACTGGAACAAGAATTATTTGGATCCATTCAAAATCAACCATCCAACAAACGGCACAAATCACCTGTTCTTACGTCAGAGTTTAGTCAAATGTTCATATGTTATCAAATATCTTGCTCATTAAATAAAGTAATGGATGCAAGAAAATTTTGTATCTGTGAATGGCACATTTCACAAATTGCAAAGACTTCCTCAGTGATATCACACAATGTATTTGACGAAACAGTTTACAGTCATCTTTGTTAATCAAATATATTGTTTAATGACTAAAATGGCTCTTTGCTTTTGTCTCCTGCTACTGGCAAACCCTGGTAAAATAACATCCTTAGAGATATATTTTTGCAGTCTAGAGTTTTTGGAGTAAATGTGTAAAACCAAATTTACTTGATGaccaaaaaaatggttttagcaCCAGACTTGAGACCTGAACATCTTATTCACATGCTGACGAATGATTTAGACCAAGCCATATATTGAGAGAAAGATCATCGAAACAcgctatattttatttattttttatttgatagggaTGATGCCGTTAAACACAATTCCAATACAGAGTATGGGACTGATGTGGTACACAGAGAGTTTATAGCTATTGCTTATTTTAAATTCTTGTCCTTGGGCTTTTACATGTAGACCtaaaatgatattaaaaatatacagtttaaaacatcatGCAAACATGATACAGTAAGTATGGAaggcacaataaaatacataaactgttcttggccccaaacaactcagagactctttatctgattacatagtttctctagatggcattgctctggcctctaccactaccgtaagaaaccttgGAGTAATACtcgatcaagatttgtcttttaattctcatttaaaacaaacctcacggactgcattttttcatctgcgtaatattgcgaaaattaggcctatcctgacccgaaaagatgcagaaaaattggtccacgcttttgttacctcaaggctggattactgtaactctctattatcaggtagctctaataaatCCTTAAAAACNNNNNNNNNNNNNNNNNNNNNNNNNNNNNNNNNNNNNNNNNNNNNNNNNNNNNNNNNNNNNNNNNNNNNNNNNNNNNNNNNNNNNNNNNNNNNNNNNNNNNNNNNNNNNNNNNNNNNNNNNNNNNNNNNNNNNNNNNNNNNNNNNNNNNNNNNNNNNNNNNNNNNNNNNNNNNNNNNNNNNNNNNNNNNNNNNNNNNNNNNNNNNNNNNNNNNNNNNNNNNNNNNNNNNNNNNNNNNNNNNNNNNNNNNNNNNNNNNNNNNNNNNNNNNNNNNNNNNNNNNNNNNNNNNNNNNNNNNNNNNNNNNNNNNNNNNNNNNNNNNNNNNNNNNNNNNNNNNNNNNNNNNNNNNNNNNNNNNNNNNNNNNNNNNNNNNNNNNNNNNNNNNNNNNNNNNNNNNNNNNNNNNNNNNNNNNNNNNNNNNNNNNNNNNNNNNNNNNNNNNNNNNNNNNNNNNNNNNNNNNNNNNNNNNNNNNNNNNNNNNNNNNNNNNNNNNNNNNNNNNNNNNNNNNNNNNNNNNNNNNNNNNNNNNNNNNNNNNNNNNNNNNNNNNNNNNNNNNNNNNNNNNNNNNNNNNNNNNNNNNNNNNNNNNNNNNNNNNNNNNNNNNNNNNNNNNNNNNNNNNNNNNNNNNNNNNNNNNNNNNNNNNNNNNNNNNNNNNNNNNNNNNNNNNNNTTAATTTATTATGCttatctgttctgtacgacatctattgcacgtctgtccgtcctggaagagggatccctcctcagttgctcttcctgaggtttctaccggttttttttttcagagtcataaggacagagggatgtcgtatgctgtaaagccctgtgaggcaaattgtgatttgtgatattgggctttataaataaaattgattgattgattgataaaccACAATCTACACACTACAATACACCAAAACACTAATACCCCTTAAAAGTTTGAGTGCATTAAGCTAAGAGTGGATACAGCTCTGGTTTGCTTTTAGCCAGCATTTGACCtttaaacacaacagcatcaaGACCCAGAGGACTCTGCCCTGCTGTGGCTGCAGACTGAGGGGAGTCTGAATCAAGGAGCCTGCAACATACAGACACTTCAAGGGCCTCAGCACAAATTTGTGACTGAACGGGCCTACCACGCACgagcccaggggcccaaagtatCAGATACAGATACTTTAATAGGACCttagcatggatggattactgaacaggcttACCAGGTACAAGCACAGGGACCCAAGGTGTCAGGGGccaccttcacctgcaaaatatcATTCAAAAAGACAGGTACCGAAatggaagagactcaaaattatcaCAAAGGGAGACAAAACAACTATGAAGAGatgaaaagagacacaaaaatacattaacCACAAAAAGGGGCACAAAAGGACTACAACGAGATTCAAAATGGCCActgacagacaaaaaacaactacaaagagacttaaaatgactGCAATGAGACAAAAGCTTCGAGAGATGTGTATCGACtccaaagagacgcaaaacaacaacaaaaaaggctTAACGACTATAAAGCCTGTTTGTCTTGCTCCCTTGTCGGAGAGGTGGTGGGGGCTTCTGCATGTCCgtacccaggggcccattgtttcATAATCCACCCAGTGGCCTCAGGTGAACTGTC
It encodes:
- the rpl37 gene encoding 60S ribosomal protein L37; this translates as MTKGTSSFGKRRNKTHTLCRRCGSKAYHLQKSSCGKCGYPEKRKRKYNWSAKAKRRNTTGTGRLRHLKVVYRRFRNGFREGTTPKPRRAAVAASSSS